In the genome of uncultured Sphaerochaeta sp., the window GGGCGAGCGGAGAATGGAGCATCTTGATGAGGATGTTGTGCTCATTGCCGATATTCTCATGCCTTCCGAGATCTTCTCCATGGACAAGACCCATATCCTGGGTATCAGTCTCGACGGGGGAGGCAGGGCCAGCCATGTAGCCATCCTGGTGAGGGCTTTCAACATCCCCACTGTTCTTGCCACCAATGGTGCGTCCAAAACGGTCACTGATGGCGAAGAGGTAATCGTGGATGGCATCTATGGGGAGGTCTTCATCCGGCCCGACCATACGGTTTCCCAGATGCTCGACGAACGCTTCAACCTTTGGCAGGAGCATGAGGTCGAGTTGCATAAGATGGTGGAGCTCCCTACCACAACCACCGATGGTCATTCAATGTTGCTGAAGGCGAATATCCAGACCACGAGTGAGATGGAAGCCGCCAAAGCCTGCGGGGCTTCCGGCATAGGGTTGTTCCGCTCTGAGTTCCTGTTCATGGAGTCGTTGGAAAATCCTTCCGAGGAGCGCCAATTCGCCGTCTATCGCCAGGTCCTTGAGGCCATGGCCCCCAAGCCGGTTACCATCCGCACCATCGACATCGGTGGGGATAAGATGGTAAGCGGTTTGGGTATCGATGAGAAGAACCCAATTCTCGGCTGGCGAGCAGTCAGGTTCTGTCTCTCACGAAAAGATATCTTTACCGTTCAGCTCAGGGCGTTGCTCCGCGCCAGTGTCTACGGGAAATTGCAGATCATGTTCCCCATGATCAGCGGGGTTGAGGAACTGAATGCGGTATTGCATCTTCTTGAGCATGTCAAGGACGAGTGCAGACGCGAGTCCATTCCTTTCGATCCCGATGTCAAGGTGGGAACCATGATTGAGGTGCCCTCTGCAGCCTTGTGTGCAGACATTCTGGCAAAGAAGGTTGATTTCTTCTCCATCGGAACCAATGACCTGATCCAATACACGATTGCTGTGGATCGGGGCAATGAGAAGATAGCCTATCTCTACCAGCCATTCCATCCCGGAGTGCTCCGGTCCATCAGGATGATCATCCAGATGGCCCACCAGAACCAGATACCGGTAAGCCTCTGTGGGGAAATGGCTTCCGATCCTCTCTGTTCCGTGCTGTTGGCAGGAATGGGGCTGGATGAACTGAGTATGGGGTCGCAAAGCCTGTTACAAGTCCGAAAGATTCTTCGTTCCGTCTCCTATGAGGAGGCGAAGAGTCTTGCGGATCATGTGCTTGGTATGGACTCCTACCTGACAATTACCACCTATATAAGGGAGTGGATGCATGACCGATTCGATCATTTCACCACCATCTGAGAACACGGAAACCCAGGCAAAAGTCCCGGTGATTTCCATCATAGGACGGCCGAATGTAGGCAAGTCCACCCTTTTCAACCGTCTTATCGGCAAGAGAAGGGCCATTACCGATCCAACCCCGGGGGTCACCCGGGATCCCATCCCAGAGCGTTGGCTTTTGGGCAACCACCCTGTCACCTTGGTTGACTCCGGTGGGGTGAAAGTCGACCGCGAGGGACTTGACGGCTTGGTCGCTGACAAGAGCATCGGGTTGCTTGACAAGAGTGATGCCATCATTTTCATGATGGATTGCACCGAGGTAACCGCCGAGGACCGCGAACTGTTGGAGTTTCTCCGCCCCTATTCCGAGAAGCTTGTCCTGGTCGTCAACAAGATTGACGATCCCAAGCGTGAGGATTTGCTGTGGGAGTACTATGAGTACGGTTACCAACGCATTCTTGGCATCAGTGCAGCCCATGGGCTTGGCATAGAGGAACTCGAGGAAGCCCTCATGGGCATGCTCGATCTCATCAGCCTTGATGAGGCTCCCGATCAGGAAGATCGGGTCAAGCTCGCCATTTTGGGAAAGCCGAACACCGGCAAGTCCACACTTGCAAATCTCTTGGTGGGAGAGGACATCTCCATCGTCAGTGATATCGCAGGCACGACCAGAGACGTGGTCATGGGTGCATTCAGCTACAAGGGCAGTGACTTCACTGTTCTGGACACTGCCGGCATTCGTCGCAAGAGCAAGGTTGAGGAAGATGTCGAGTACTATTCGGTAAACCGAGCCATCAAGACCATCGATGAAGCTGATGTGGTGCTTTTGATGATTGACAGCATCGAAGGACTCTCCGACCAGGACAAGAAGATTGCCAATCTCATCGTACGCAGGGGAAAGGGCATCATTCTGGTATTGAACAAGATTGATCTGCTCACCGGTATTGGAAATGAGCTGGAAGCCATCAAGGACAGAATGCGGTTCCTCTTCCCCATTCTTTCCTTTGCCCCGATCACTTCGATCAGTGCCCTCAAGGGCCAGGATATCGGAAAACTGCTCGATACGGTCTGGTCTGTCTGGAAACAGCTCAACAAGCGTATCGATACCTCCCACCTCAATGATGCGATCCGCGCATGGGGCGAAGCCTATCAGCCTCCCCGGGGAAGCAGTGGTCACTTCAAGGTGTACTACGGTACCCAGATCAGTGCAAATCCGGTCAAATTCCTGTTGTTCGTCAATAGGATCAAGGATTTCCCGCAGATTTATATCCAGTACCTGAAGAACAATATCCGCAAGGAACTGGGATTCAGCCAGATTCCCATCGAGATCGATCTTCGAGAGCGCAGGCGTAATCCGTCATTGAACGAACGGGGGCCGAAACCTCTGGAAAATGCTCCTCCCAAACGTGAGCCGAAGCGAAATATCGGAGGGAGGGCTTTTGCAAAGCCCAAGGCCAACAAGCCGGGAAACAAGGCTTCCGTGGACAAGACGCGTAAACGTATTGAAAAGCAGAGCCAGAGCCGCCCGTCCAAGAAGCGGGGTTAGGGATGGCTTTTCTTGTGGAACAAGGGATCAAGGTGCTGTGTCTCGATATTGACGGCACCCTCTATCCCAAACGGATGCTCAACCTACGGATGCTCAGATCATCCTTTCCTTCCTTGCGTCTGGCCATGGCGTTCAATTGGGCCCGTGCCGAGTATCGGAGGGTACAGGATGAAGCTCCTACGGAGCCTGAGAATCGTGAAGGCCTGCTCAAGCGGCAGGCTCTTCTTGTTGCCTCCCGAATGGGCCGTTCAATTTCTGAACAGGGAATTGCACGCACCCAGTCTGCTGTGGACAAACAGTTCTATCAGGCATGGGCGCGCTCATTCCGCTCCATCAAAGCATATGCAGGGATGCGTGAAGCATTGGTGGAGGCAAAGCGACTGGGGCTCTCCATTGCAGTCTTCAGTGACTTTCCGCTGGCAGACAAGTTGCAGACGTTAGGCATTGCAGATTTGGTTGACCTGGCCGTGAGCTCTGAAGAGAGTGGGTATCTCAAGCCCAGCGGCAAGGCCTTTTCCTTCTTGCTTGAGCGTCTTCAGGCAAAACCTGATGAGATCTTGTACATGGGTGACAGCTATTCCAAGGACTGCCAGGGGGCGAAAAGTGCAGGGATGCACTCTTGTCTGATCACGTCCTCGCGCAAGACTACCTATGATGATGCTGATCTCGTAGTCAGCTCTTGGAAGGAGTTCGCTTCTCTGGTACTCTGAGTGTTAGGAGGTGCGGTATGGGTCTTGAGCTTCTGCTACCGGTAGTCCTGTTTCTGATTACCTTGGTGATCATTTATCTGCTGCGCGCGGAGGACAAGAAAAATCATCGCCTCGACTTCGTCAAGCAGCGGGTACAGGCAATCATCAAGGATGTGGAGAATACCCGAGCGCAGTTCAAAGATACTGCACAGCAAGTGGAGGAGAAGATCAATCATAAGATTGATGCCTCCAATCAGATGCTTCAAAGAATAGACAACCAGCTTGCCGAGCTTGAGGTGCGGAGCGAGGACCTTGCCAAGTTGCAGGGAGTGCTCAACACCTACCGGGACTCTCTTACGAAGCTGGGTGCCACCACTGCGCAAGTGGAAGCACGCATCGAGCAGGTTAAGCAGGAATCCAGCCGTATTGAACAAGTCCAGGGCGTCATTGACGGGTTCGATGCGCGTTTGGAGAAATTCCACCAGAGTCTTCAGTCTATGATCGATGAGGCAGGGGATGCTATCCAGAAGCAGCAACTGCGGGTCAAGCAATTGCTTGACAGCTCCTATGCCAAACTCCAGGAGTATGAGAGTGAGGTTCAGGAAGTTGAACGTGCCAACCAAGGGCGTGTTGCTTCCCATGCCGAGACGCTCAAGAGCAATGAGGCTGCATCTCTTGCAGTGCTTTCAGGCCAGCTTGCGAAAATCCGCATGCTCGGTGACGAGAGTGAGCAGATCATTTCCCTCAACAAGCAGACTTTGGAGGAGCAGCGAGAGCTCTCCTTCCAGGATATCAATGAGCAGAAGAATCAGTATGAGTTGCTGAAACAGGA includes:
- the ptsP gene encoding phosphoenolpyruvate--protein phosphotransferase, yielding MRIFKGIAASEGLAKGKALVHHHASMAAEKQHILSDGVAGELEKFRTALASAKRLLEEHNTTDIAKDSREILETHMLMLEDPEYIQQIEDYIRTNLVCSQWAVDSVTSNMVNLLEATGDELLRERAVDFRDVSLHLIDAIKGKGERRMEHLDEDVVLIADILMPSEIFSMDKTHILGISLDGGGRASHVAILVRAFNIPTVLATNGASKTVTDGEEVIVDGIYGEVFIRPDHTVSQMLDERFNLWQEHEVELHKMVELPTTTTDGHSMLLKANIQTTSEMEAAKACGASGIGLFRSEFLFMESLENPSEERQFAVYRQVLEAMAPKPVTIRTIDIGGDKMVSGLGIDEKNPILGWRAVRFCLSRKDIFTVQLRALLRASVYGKLQIMFPMISGVEELNAVLHLLEHVKDECRRESIPFDPDVKVGTMIEVPSAALCADILAKKVDFFSIGTNDLIQYTIAVDRGNEKIAYLYQPFHPGVLRSIRMIIQMAHQNQIPVSLCGEMASDPLCSVLLAGMGLDELSMGSQSLLQVRKILRSVSYEEAKSLADHVLGMDSYLTITTYIREWMHDRFDHFTTI
- the der gene encoding ribosome biogenesis GTPase Der; the protein is MTDSIISPPSENTETQAKVPVISIIGRPNVGKSTLFNRLIGKRRAITDPTPGVTRDPIPERWLLGNHPVTLVDSGGVKVDREGLDGLVADKSIGLLDKSDAIIFMMDCTEVTAEDRELLEFLRPYSEKLVLVVNKIDDPKREDLLWEYYEYGYQRILGISAAHGLGIEELEEALMGMLDLISLDEAPDQEDRVKLAILGKPNTGKSTLANLLVGEDISIVSDIAGTTRDVVMGAFSYKGSDFTVLDTAGIRRKSKVEEDVEYYSVNRAIKTIDEADVVLLMIDSIEGLSDQDKKIANLIVRRGKGIILVLNKIDLLTGIGNELEAIKDRMRFLFPILSFAPITSISALKGQDIGKLLDTVWSVWKQLNKRIDTSHLNDAIRAWGEAYQPPRGSSGHFKVYYGTQISANPVKFLLFVNRIKDFPQIYIQYLKNNIRKELGFSQIPIEIDLRERRRNPSLNERGPKPLENAPPKREPKRNIGGRAFAKPKANKPGNKASVDKTRKRIEKQSQSRPSKKRG
- a CDS encoding HAD family hydrolase, whose amino-acid sequence is MAFLVEQGIKVLCLDIDGTLYPKRMLNLRMLRSSFPSLRLAMAFNWARAEYRRVQDEAPTEPENREGLLKRQALLVASRMGRSISEQGIARTQSAVDKQFYQAWARSFRSIKAYAGMREALVEAKRLGLSIAVFSDFPLADKLQTLGIADLVDLAVSSEESGYLKPSGKAFSFLLERLQAKPDEILYMGDSYSKDCQGAKSAGMHSCLITSSRKTTYDDADLVVSSWKEFASLVL